AGCTCCTCGAGGAAGCCGGCGTGGCGGGGAAGCTCCCGCCGCTCCGGATCGCAATGAACCCGTTCACGCCGATCGCGCAGATGGCCGGGGAACCGATCGTGGCGATGCTGCGGGCAAATTTGGGGCTCGACGCGCAACTCGAGAAGACGGAGTTCTCCAACTTCATCGCGTCCTTGAACAAACGGACCGTCTACCAGTCCTTCCTCACCGGCTGGTCGGCCGACTACCTCGACTACAGCGATTATCTCGACCTCTTGCTCGACAGCCGCTCCGTGCTCGACCGCGTTAATTACAACAATCCGGAGTTCGACAAATTGATCGACCAGGCGAACGCCGCGCCAACGGAGAGCCGGCGCATCGAGATCTACCATAAGGCAGAGGCGCTCGCCGTGCAGGACGCGCAGTTTGTCCCGCTGTTCTTCTCGCAGTTCGCGATGCTCAAGAAGCCCTATGTCCAGGGTCTGGAGACGACGCCGATGCTCTCGGGATGGCTTCCGTTCACCCGCGTGAGCGTCCAAAAGTAAACGCCGCTTCGGCTGCGGAGAGTGACCCCGGCGCGCCGCAGTGATTCGCTATCTGGCCTACCGCGCCGCGCTGGCGATCCCCCTGTTTCTAGGGGCGGCGCTGTTGATCTTCCTCGCCGGGCACTACGCGCCGGGAGATCCCGTGCAGACCCTCCTGGGGGATCATTACAATCCCCAGACCGCCGCGCGGATGCGGCACGAACTCGGGCTCGACCGCCCGCTGGCGATCCAGTTCGTGGCCTATGTGAGGGACGCGGTCACGTTGGACTTCGGGACGTCCTACGTGAATCCGAGCTGGCGGGTGGGGGACATCGTCCGGCAAACCCTGCCGATCAGCCTGGGGCTGGCGGCGCTCGCGGTTGCGCTGGCCGCGGCGGCCGGCGTCGGGCTCGGCTTGGCCGCGGCGGTCACGTCCGGCCGGGCCGCCGATCGGTTGATCCAGGTTGGCGTGCTCTCCGGACTCTCCGTGCCCAGCTTCGTCGTCGCCGCCGTGCTCGTCTTGGTGTTCGCGCTGCATTGGCGGCTCCTTCCGGTCGCGGGGTGGGGGAAGCCGCA
This region of bacterium genomic DNA includes:
- a CDS encoding ABC transporter permease, with translation MIRYLAYRAALAIPLFLGAALLIFLAGHYAPGDPVQTLLGDHYNPQTAARMRHELGLDRPLAIQFVAYVRDAVTLDFGTSYVNPSWRVGDIVRQTLPISLGLAALAVALAAAAGVGLGLAAAVTSGRAADRLIQVGVLSGLSVPSFVVAAVLVLVFALHWRLLPVAGWGKPQDYVLPVVVLAGAPIAYITRITRSSVAQVLTEDYVRTARSKGLRAPVVLLRHVLRNAALPVVTTVGIAFGNAIVGAFVVEVVFNIPGIARIAVNAILQRDYTVIQTVMLVYTALFTAINLAVDISYAYLNPRVRY